A single region of the Syngnathus acus chromosome 6, fSynAcu1.2, whole genome shotgun sequence genome encodes:
- the LOC119124866 gene encoding ELKS/Rab6-interacting/CAST family member 1-like isoform X1, whose amino-acid sequence MYGSARSVGRGDANHSGGRDAGGGTNQGSGRSPRLPRSPRMGHRRTNSTGGSGGGPGGAGGKTLSMENIQSLNAAYATSGPMYLSDNEVAVGEHLPKSAGGAVTTMGRQRVTYGSRSSGGVVAASTPNISTSVPSSTVLPAGLMAGDALAFGDHHMASTVPHSLRQARDNTILDLQAQLKEVLRENELLRREVEVKESKLSSSMNSIKTFWSPELKKERALRKDEVSKICVWKEQYRVIQDESQHLQMTVQALQDELRIQRDLNQLLQQDPASQGRDLALASEPTEENFRRLHCEHDRQAKELFLLRKTLEEMEMRIETQKQTLGARDESIKKLLEMLQSKGPSAKASEEDQERTRRLADAEMHWHHLESLLDQREREITALREELHRRYEGTPESTKTKALQTVIDMKDAKINSMERSLRDMEEELLMMKSNGLLSCEERQEEMKQMEVYRSHTKFMKSKMDQVKQDLSRKDTELLGLQTKLETLTNQFSDSKQHIEVLKESLTAKEQRAAILQTEVDALRLRLEEKEATLNKKSKQIQEMSEEKGTLSGEIHDLKDMLEVKERKVNVLQKKIENLQEQLRDKEKQMSNLKERVKSLQADTSNTDTALTTLEESLAEKERIIERLKEQRDRDDREKTEELDSNKKELKELKERLSLLQGDLSDRETSLLDLKEHASSLASSGLKKDSKLKSLEIALEQKREECLKLDNHLKRAQNATLEAQANTELAERIKSLKQEVARHKEDSGKAQAEVDRLLEILREMENEKNDKDKKINELEGLASRQMKDQTKKVASLKHKEQVEKSKNARLMDEAKKREDNMSESSLQVKDSLRQKSERIEELEEALRESVQITAEREMVLAQEEAARSLQEKQKYSLNAMHESNLAHLKWSKMEELLGAMEKVKQELESMRAKLSSTQQSLCEKEAHLTTLRAERRKHLEEVLEMKQEALLAAISEKDANIALLELSSSKKKKTQDEVSLLKREKDRLVQQLKQQTQNRMKLMADNYEDEHLKTAPDHTNHRPSPDQMITPVVALCQNRSKLKLYIAHLTDLCYDRDPSILSQLTPPAHYHRSDPDDWEEELLKMTTEQLEKELELCEKESGELQEYANCVLQQIADCCPDILEQVVNALEESC is encoded by the exons ATGTATGGTAGCGCCCGCTCGGTCGGCAGAGGGGATGCCAACCATAGTGGAGGCAGGGATGCAGGCGGGGGCACTAATCAGGGATCGGGTCGCTCCCCTCGCCTCCCTCGCTCCCCCCGCATGGGCCACCGTCGCACTAACAGCACCGGGGGCAGCGGAGGAGGTCCCGGTGGCGCGGGAGGCAAGACGCTCTCGATGGAGAACATCCAGTCCCTCAACGCAGCATATGCCACCTCGGGACCGATGTACCTGAGCGACAATGAGGTGGCTGTGGGGGAGCATCTCCCCAAAAGTGCAGGCGGGGCTGTGACCACCATGGGGCGGCAGCGGGTGACCTACGGATCAAGGAGCAGCGGTGGCGTGGTGGCAGCGAGCACACCCAACATCTCCACCTCGGTGCCTTCGAGCACAGTGCTGCCTGCGGGCCTTATGGCGGGCGACGCTTTGGCTTTTGGGGACCACCACATGGCGTCCACGGTACCCCATTCTTTACGGCAGGCGAGGGACAACACCATACTGGACCTTCAGGCCCAACTCAAAGAG GTTCTGCGGGAAAACGAATTGTTGCGGCGGGAAGTGGAAGTCAAAGAGAGCAAGCTGAGCTCGTCCATGAATtccatcaaaacattttggagtCCAGAGCTGAAAAAGGAGCGAGCGCTCCGCAAAGATGAGGTGTCGAAGATCTGTGTGTGGAAGGAACAATACCGTGTGATTCAAGACGAATCTCAG CACCTCCAGATGACCGTGCAGGCGCTCCAGGATGAGCTAAGGATCCAGCGGGATCTAAACCAGCTGCTGCAGCAAGACCCCGCCAGCCAAGGCCGGGATCTGGCCCTGGCGTCGGAACCGACCGAAGAGAACTTTAGGCGGCTGCATTGTGAACACGACAGGCAGGCCAAGGAACTCTTTCTTCTTAGGAAAACTTTGGAGGAGATGGAGATGAGAATTGAGACGCAGAAGCAAACTCTTGGGGCCCGAGATGAATCCATCAAGAAACTATTGGAGATGTTGCAAAGCAAAG GTCCATCTGCTAAGGCATCAGAGGAGGACCAGGAGCGCACCAGGAGGCTGGCTGATGCAGAGATGCACTGGCATCACCTGGAAAGTTTACTAGatcagagagagcgagagataACTGCGTTGAGAGAA GAGCTGCATCGCAGATATGAGGGCACACCAGAGTCCACCAAAACAAAGGCTTTACAGACAGTCATTGACATGAAG GATGCAAAGATCAACTCAATGGAACGAAGCCTGAGGGACATGGAGGAGGAGCTGCTCATGATGAAGTCAAATGGGCTTCTGAGCTGTGAGGAGCGACAGGAGGAGATGAAGCAAATGGAGGTCTACCGCAGCCACACCAAGTTCATGAAGAGCAAG ATGGACCAGGTGAAGCAAGACCTCTCCCGGAAGGACACCGAGCTGCTCGGCCTGCAGACAAAGTTGGAGACGCTCACTAACCAGTTTTCAGACAGCAAACAGCACATTGAGGTCCTCAAGGAGTCTCTTACTGCCAAGGAACAGAGGGCCGCCATTTTACAGACAGAG GTGGATGCCTTGCGTCTGCGCTTGGAAGAGAAGGAGGCCACTTTGAATAAAAAGAGCAAGCAGATCCAAGAAATGTCCGAAGAGAAAGGCACGCTTAGTGGAGAGATCCATGACCTCAAGGACATGCTTGAGGTGAAGGAGCGCAAAGTCAACGTGCTTCAGAAAAAG ATTGAGAACTTGCAGGAGCAGCTGAGGGACAAGGAGAAGCAGATGAGCAACCTAAAGGAGAGAGTCAAGTCTTTGCAGGCTGACACGTCCAACACAGACACTGCCCTCACTACGCTGGAGGAGTCTCTCGCTGAAAAG GAACGAATCATAGAGCGATTAAAGGAGCAGCGAGATAGAGACGACCGAGAGAAGACTGAAGAGCTGGACTCCAACAAGAAGGAGCTGAAAGAGTTGAAGGAGAGGCTGAGTTTACTGCAGGGAGACCTGTCAGACAGGGAG ACGTCTCTGCTGGACCTGAAAGAGCACGCGTCATCGCTGGCCTCCTCCGGCCTGAAGAAAGACTCCAAACTAAAAAGTCTGGAGATCGCCCTCGAGCAGAAGAGGGAGGAGTGTCTCAAACTAGATAACCACCTTAAGAGG GCTCAGAATGCAACTCTTGAAGCTCAGGCCAACACCGAGCTGGCGGAGCGTATTAAGAGcctgaaacaggaagtggcccGCCACAAAGAGGATTCTGGGAAAGCACAAGCCGAGGTGGACCGCCTGCTGGAGATCCTCcgggaaatggaaaatgagaaaaatgacaaagacaAGAAGATCAACGAGCTGGAGGG TTTGGCCTCCAG GCAGATGAAAGATCAGACAAAGAAGGTGGCATCTCTGAAGCACAAAGAGCAAGTGGAAAAAAGCAAGAATGCCCGACTGATGGACGAGGCTAAGAAGCGTGAGGACAACATGTCTGAGAGCTCACTGCAGGTGAAG GACTCTTTGCGTCAGAAGTCGGAGCGCAtcgaggagctggaggaggccTTGAGAGAGAGCGTGCAGATCACCGCCGAGCGAGAGATGGTGCTTGCTCAGGAGGAGGCTGCCAGGTCCCTGCAGGAGAAACAG AAGTACTCTCTCAATGCAATGCATGAGTCCAACCTCGCCCACTTAAAGTGGTCTAAG aTGGAGGAACTGCTTGGAGCCATGGAGAAAGTGAAGCAGGAGCTAGAATCCATGCGGGCCAAACTCTCCTCTACCCAGCAGTCTCTGTGCGAAAAGGAGGCTCATCTCACCACCCTGAGAGCCGAACGCAGGAAGCatctggaggaagtgctggaaaTGAA GCAAGAGGCGCTGCTGGCGGCCATTAGTGAGAAGGATGCAAACATTGCTCTGCTGGAGTTGTCCTCctccaagaaaaagaagactcAGGATGAAGTGTCTTTGTTGAAACGAGAGAAAGATCGACTGGTGCAACAACTCAAGCAGCAG ACGCAGAACCGCATGAAGTTGATGGCAGACAACTATGAGGACGAACATCTAAAGACAGCCCCTGACCATACAAACCACAGGCCCTCCCCAGACCAG atgataACCCCTGTTGTAGCCCTGTGCCAGAACCGCAGCAAGCTCAAGCTCTACATAGCCCACTTGACCGACCTCTGCTACGACCGCGATCCGAGCATCCTCAGCCAGCTCACGCCGCCCGCCCACTATCACCGCAGCGACCCGGACGACTGGGAGGAGGAGCTCCTGAAGATGACGACGGAACAG TTGGAGAAGGAGCTAGAGCTATGCGAAAAGGAAAGCGGTGAGCTGCAGGAGTACGCCAACTGCGTCCTGCAGCAGATTGCCGACTGCTGCCCTGACATCTTGGAGCAGGTTGTCAATGCGCTGGAGGAGTCGTGCTGA